In the genome of Oligoflexus sp., the window AGTGTCAGTATGTTACGCCTCACTGCAATAAATACCCAGGGTTTATGTCTCAACCACCGTCTTCTTCACTTTGCTAAAGAGAGTCAAAAAATGAAGTATTCCAAGTTTGTCGTACTTTCCCTAGTCCTCGTCAGCGCCTGCGGTAAAGAGACCAAAACAAAAACCGTGGTCGTCCAGGATCCCGAGCAAAGTAAACGTATCGCCGAACTGGAAGCGGAGAATAATGCCAGCGAGACTGCGCTTGCGCAAAAAGAAGCCGATGTTAAGGCGCGTATCGAAGCGGCCGTCAGTCAAGCCACCGAAGGCCTCGTGAATAAGCAAGAGGTCGATAAACTCGTCAGCGCTGCAGTCGAAAATGCTTTGAAGGACAAGCCGAGCGAAGAGCAAATTCAAGACAGAATCAAGAAAGCTGTTGCGGAAGCGCTTAAAGACACTGTTACGCCCTCGCAAGTGGAAGAACGTATCAATGCTGCGGTTGCAGAAGCCCTAAAGAAACGTCCCAGCGACGAAGAAATCCAAAAGAGAATCAACGCTGCCGTGGAGTTGGCCACCGCTGGCCTTTCGAATCCAGAACAGGTCAAGGCCGCAGTGGATAAAGCCGTGGCCGAGGCTCTGGCCAACACAACAACTGAAGAAGGCATTCTGAAAAGAATCGCTGACGCCGTCGCCGATGCTGTCAAAGGCCTCGTTCCCGAAGCGGACGTCGCTGGACGTATCAATAAGGCTGTCGATGAAGCATTGAAAGCTCGTCCGAGCGACGAAGAAATCCAAAAGAGAATCAACGCTGCTGTGGAGTCGGCTACTGCTGGCCTTTCGAATCCAGATCAGGTCAAAGCCGCAGTGGATAAAGCCGTGGCCGCGGCCTTGGCACTTGTGCCGACGGAAGCTGAAATTCAAGAGCGTATTAAAGCTGAAATCACAGCAGCCCTGGCCGGTGCCGTCCCCGAGACCGCCGTCGTCGAGCGTATCAACAAAGCCGTTTCGGAGGCCCTGAAACAGTCTTTGCTGGCTCGTCAACTCGAAGCTGCCAAGCGATTTGTGAACCTTGTCCAAAGCCGAAAAGGTATTATACACGCTGAAAATTCCAGCGGAGCTCTGGTGCCTACGGAAGTCACTTACTCCTTCAAGCTGGATGAAAGCAAACCATGTCAGCTCACCTTGACTGAAAAAATCAAACTGAACGGTTGGTCCTACACTTACTTCCTGAAGGTCGACAAAAACTATCGCTCGGATGTTATCAGGACCGAGGAAGGAGCAACGAAAATGGCAGGTATGAACCTGTTCCTCAACGGCTGGCTTCCTAACATCGCCTTCGAGGCCAATATCGATGGTGAAGTGACCTCCGATTTCGGCAAAGGTCCGTTCCTGAGTTTCAAAGCTGCCGAAATCGACTTTGTCAACTCGCTCGATAAATCCTTCGGCCTTCTGGTCGACGAGTGCGGCCGCTAATTTCAAACAAAACGATAAAGGTGAATAGATATGCAAAACACAGTTCAAGTAAGTCGCGTTCTTTATAAGTCGATCAGCTGCCTGCTTTTGAGTTCCGCACTGCTGAGCGCCTGCCAGGATACCACGTCGACGAGTTCCCCCAGCGTGACCGAAGTCGGAGGCACGCGCAGCAAACGTCAATCGATTGGCAACTGCTGGCTCTATTCCCAGGCCAGCTGGCTGGAATCCCTTTATTTCTCGAATCATAATGCTCATGTCGACGTTTCGGAGTCTTACTGGACTTACTGGGACTGGTATACGAGGTTAACCCAGGACTCTTACGAGGAGCTGGGAACCGCGAAAGATGAGGGTGGCATCAAATCTTTTGAATTCAACACAGGCGGTTCGTGGAACCGGGCTGTCTATCTCATGTCCAACTATGGCTTTTTGAGTGAAGCCCAGTTTGGTGTGGATGACTATAAAACAGAAAAGTCGGCCCTGCAGGCCGCGGCCCTGGTCGAAGTTCAAAAGGCTCTGCTCGAAGGCGGGGAACTTTTTAAGGCCGAAGATCGCACCAAGGAAAAAGTAACCGCGTTCCTTAACAAAGTATTCAAAGTCAACATGGACGACCTGCTTCCGCAAGCCGTGAAAAACCTGCAGAATGTTGAGATCGCCAACGGCCCTGTGAAGAAAGTCCTGGTCGAAGATCCAGCCAATAGCGGCGAGAGTGCGAGCCAGGAGTATAAATTCGTTCCGAAGTCGAAGGTTAAAGTTGCTCAGGCCATACAAACGGAATGGAGAACGGTTGGCTTTCCTTCTGCCGAAGGTGTTACCACGGCCGAAGGCCTCACGCCTGAAACCATTGCAGCTCGTCGCGCGATATTCAAACGCGTGATGCGTGCCTTGAACGATCGTCAACCTGTTCTTATGAGCGTTCACGTATTCTTCAACGGTCTGAGAGCCGACCCTGCCACGCGTCGGGGAATATTCGATTACAACACCTTGAGCCAGAACCTGCCCAGCCTGCCTGCTGACCAAGGCGGTCATATGGTTTTGTTAACCGACTATACCGTGAAGAATGCTCCTGGCGTCGGCAATCTCGGACGGGGCGATAAAAGTGAGGAAGAGAAGCTTGCCGCCCTTGAAGGCGAATTGGCAACTTTCGTCAGCAAGAACAGTTGGGGTTTTGCCCGTGGTCCCAGAGGCCTCTTTGATGGCGAGTCGGACTTCACGGCTGACTACCTGACGCTGCCAGCCGAGAAAACATACGGTGAAGAGAAAGTATTCGGCTCGACTGTGAGCAGTTTCGTCCTCCCGCGCGGTTATTAATTCCCAAAGGTATACTGTCCTGGAGAAGCATCTCCAGGACACGCCTCGCCTTTTTTTGATGGAAACCTGCCCACGGGTCTTTCGAGGCCGCATATGCCGTTGTTCATGATCTCTCAGCCTCTCTAGGCCGCCGGCGCCTCCCATATAGGCATCAGCAACGTCATGCGGATCCTTGGCGATATTCCGGCCCCGGCCTTTGCCGTGCGTCCGGGTGTGGTCGCAACGCAGCTGGGTCGTGATTATCCTGGTTGGCTGATGTCGATGGCCAAGGTTTTTATGATGACGCCGGAAAATGGAGCGGGACTTCGCTTTATGTGGCGACTGAGCCGGGCAGAAAAGAAGGCCGCGGCCGAGGCGCGCTCTTACGGTCTGATCGCAAGTGGATGCCTTTTGATGACCTCAGCATAGGCTCCTTCCGCTTTGATCAATTCAATCCCTCGCTCATAATCCCTGGCTAACTCTGCGCTCTGCGGCAGGGATTTGGGAAAGACCAGATAGGCCTTGTCTTCAATATAAGCGGGACGCAACGTGATGATATCATCCTCGGCCCCTGGAAACTCGGTGCTGAGATAGTAATGCAGCACCTCCGGGACGGCCAGATAAAGATCAATGCGGCCACGCATGAGCATCTGCATGCTCTGCTGAATGGACGAGTTCTCATAGACTTTGAGACAGCCTGATTCGAGCAGAGGGCGCCGGTGAAAGGATCCGATCAGGATGCCCACTGTCGCGGGACAGAGGCTCTTCAGGCCTTTGAATGGCCCCGTTCGTGAGCCTTTGAGTGCGTGAAAATAGGAATATGTGCGCCAGGCATATTGCGGATAGATGAAATCAAGAGTCCGCTCCTCCACATAGGATGCGCCGAGCAGCGCATCGTAACGACCTTTTCGGGTCATTTCGAGGGCTCTTTTCCACGGTAAAATCACAAATTCGGTTTCGTAGCCCACCCTCTTCAAGGCTTCGCTCGTAATATCCGCCAGTAAACCATTGCGTTCCATATCGGAACTTGTGAGTGGCGCCCATTCCGTGGCGGCAATGGTCAGCTTCTGCGTTTTCGCAAAACCTTCGGGCATGAGCGTGAAGAACGCAAGTGTAAGCTTGAGCAGACGATAATACATAACGCGCCTCACCGAGTCATCCGATTGGCCCAGCGTGGAAGTTAACATGGAATTTTCGAAGTTGGCACGAAGAGAAGAGCACAAATGCATAAAGACCCGTGGGGTGCGGGTCTCTTATCATTTTCGCGAAGCGCAGAGAAGGAGTCACGGACCGACAGGACGACAGGACTTTAGCCTTCCAGTTTATCGACGATCACCTGCACGAGCTCACCGGGTTTACTGTAGAACTCGGCAAAGGAATAGGTTTCGAGGAACCATTCACTGACCGGATCGTGCTCGGCTTCACGGGTTTTTTTCACGAGCTGCGGATATGTGCTGGTCAGCTCCAGCATACGGGCGAGCACGCCAGCGGCTTCAGGCTTGGCGCTCGGATATTTTTTACGAAGATAACGAATCATCAGGCTGATCAGCACGGGATCGAGTTTTTCAGCCAGAAAATAGAGATCGTTGGTTGGCAGCGAGCCCGCCTCTAATCCATCCAACCAACGGAGACTCTCGCGAACTTGAACCTGTGCATCCATGCTTACTTCTCCTTTACAAGGGACGATAGGGGTCAATGAATTGGTTCATACCGACCGATATACTGCTGGTGTTGGGCTCAGCCAGACTCCAGGCATAATCCACGCGGAAAACCAGTCGATTGACCTGCGGAACTGCCAGCCTCAGGCCTAAGCCTGCGCTCGCTCGATCGTTCTGTTTCCAATCCGAAAGTGCATACCCAGCCGCACCATAGTCGATATAGGTGGCGGCCTGCCACCAAACGTAACGGGAGCGGTGAAATATTTTCCGCAGCTCCAGGTTACCGTAGACCGCCTTATTTCCGTACATAACACCATCGGGTAGCCCACGAACCGAATCAAAGCCACCCAGAAAAAAGAGGCTCTGATAGGAACGATCATCGCTCAATCCCAGCCATTCATGAAAGGCGAGATTCCAATCTTCGTCCCAAAGCCCGTACCAAAACAACTCCTGTTCCAGACTCGCCTGGTTTTTTTCCTCAGACCAGGTGGGTCCGGCATTCAGAAGGACGCGCAGACCCTGCAAATTCTGCTGCAGGACAGCCATATCATCATAAACCAGCCTGGCCAAGAGACGTTTCTGATTTATGGGGCGCAAATCAAAATCATCCACGCCCGGAGCAGGTTTCTCCGTTTGCCATCCCAGCTGATGCTGCTGCCTAAAATTCACACGCAGTCCGGCCTGCCAGGGACTGCGAGGATTCGAACTCAGAGGGACCAGCGCTTCGGCAACCACGGCTGTGGCGCTGCCATAAATTCGAGCAACTTCCTGATCCTCCCTATCGTATACGCTACGAATGCGGTTGTCCCGCCAGAGTTCAAGATTTAAGTAATGACGACCCCCTCGCCAGCGCGGGGCACGGATCCACATGACCCCGCCGGTCGGGGCGGAGCCATAGGTTCGGCTTTCTGCACCCATGGTCCAAAGACTGCCAAAAGAATGGGTGTCATAAATGCCGGCGACAATCAGCGGTGTTCCACCCCCAAAGGCCCCGCGAATCACAGGAATAACGGTCCATTTTTCCCTGGCATCTATTTCGAGTTGATAGGCTCCTGGGTCCTTCTCCAATTCCTTCAAATGCACGGATACATCCTGAAAGACCTGAGTCGTGAGAAGGCGGGTTTTGAGCGTGTCGATGTCCGCGCCGCTCAGATCGCAGGGACATTGAAGCCCTGCATATTCCATGAGCCAATTGATATTGGTGCGGCCCAGACCTTTGATTTCAATCTGCTGAATATGGAAGTTGCCGCCTTGCGCAAAAGCCGCAGACGAGCAACCGATCCAGCCGAGAATCAGCAGGCCATGCTTTCGGATGAAATCAAAGATAGGGATCACCCTGATTGAGATAGTGTCTGACGTAGTCGTTCACACCGTCTTCCAGACTGTAAAAGGGCTCCTGATATCCGGCCACGGAACGCAGTTTGTTCAGATCAGCTTCCGTGAAGTATTGATACTGGTTTTGCAGGCTCGAAGGCATTTCAATCCATTCGAACTTCGGCTTTTTATCGAGGGCCGCGAAGACCGCGCGACCAAGGTCGGCGAACGTCCGTGCCTGGCCGGTGCCAAGGTTATAAAGGCCCGAAGGGATGCGGCGATGTTCCTTCCAGAAATGCAGCATGACCTTCACCACGTCCTTCACATAGACGAAGTCGCGGCGCTGTTCACCGTGTTCGATGTCGGGACGATGGGATTTGAAAAGGCGCAGGCTGCTCTTGTCACGAACCTGGGGAAAGGCATGGTAGACAACGCTGGCCTGTGGACCTTTGTGATATTCCTGGGGGCCGTAGACGTTGAAATATTTGAATCCATACCAAAAGGGCGGCGTTATTTTCTGCTTCAAGGCCCAGGCGTCAAAGAGCTGTTTGCTCCAGCCGTATTTATTGATCGGGCGCAGTTCGGGAATGCGCTCGTGTTCGTCCAGGAAGGTCGATTCCTCGGCGCCATAGGTCGCGGCCGAAGAGGCATAAAGAAAGGGAATATCGCGCTGCGCGCAGTAGTCCCAAAGTTTTTTGGTGAAGAGAACGTTGTTGTTCATCAGATAATCGGCATCACGCTCGGTGGTCGATGAGCAGGCGCCAAGATGAAAGACGGCTTCGAAAAGGGGATGTCCCGCTTCATCGAGCCAGTTGAAAAGTTGATCCTTGGGAACCACGTAGTCAATACGGCGTTTTGCAAGATTCTTCCACTTGTCGCCCAAACCGAGGTGGTCTGAGACGATGATAGTGTGGTGACCTTTCTCATTGAGCGCCCAGACCAAGGCACTGCCAATGAAGCCAGCGCCGCCGGTGATCAGTATCATCCTCTAAAACCCCTTTCTACAAGGCTTTTGCCAGCAGAACGGCTCGCGTTTGCAGGCCTAAATGATCTAGTATATACCTGCCTTGGCCGGAAATCGAAACTCCTTTGGCCAATAAAAAACGGCACTCTCAAACGAGGTGCCGCTTTTTTTTATACAAGCACGGGTCGCTTACTTTTTAAACGAGCGCACGTATTTGACGACTTCCGCGATCTCGGCATCGTTGAGTGCGGCTCCCCAGGGTGCCATGGTTGGGCTCAGACCGACGGACGCGCCGCCTTCCTTGATGACCTTGGTGATATGGGCGTCATCCACGGAAGCCTGCCACTTGGCATCTGTAAAGTTCCGCGGTTTGGGATTCATAGCGAGCGCGCCTGGGCCGCTGGCCGCACCATCGTTACCGTGACAGGCTGCGCAGAACTGATTGAATTTTTCCTGTCCAACCCCGCCACTGGCTCCACCGCTGCTGGCCACAGCTTTTGGTGCGGGCACCGATCCGTCAGGATTCAGTGTCTCGATAGCCTGATTGGCATTGGTCTCTTCCTGTTTGAAGCGCTCCTGTGCGGGCCGCGGGTCATGTTGGGCGGTACAGGATTTACAAGCGCTCAAGACCATCCCAACGGCAAGGGATGAAAGAGCCAATAGGGTGCGTCTGATTTTCATGCTTTCTCCTTTTGATGCGGTCCAGGGAGCCATGTATAGCATATTCAACCGGGGCACCAAAGAAAAATACGGACGAAAACACGGCCCCAGTCGCCGGTTTTTAAGCCCTTTGGTGCGCTCGTCTACCAGTTCCAGGTCAGACGAACTTGCGCAAAAGATTGGGCGCGCTGTCGCTTATCCTGACCCGGAGCAAAGTGATAGAGTTCATATAGTCTGTCATATTTTACAAAAAAGTTTTCCAGAAAAAGACTGAATCCGCTTTCATTGATATAGCCGATCCCGAAGGTGTCTTCACGCAGGCGAAGGCGGTCGTGATCGGTCCCCGCATCCAGGCAGCGGCCGTCGCGGCCCAGACCCTGGCAGGCACGCGCCCGGGCACCGGCTCTGAGTTTGACATCAAGGTCCTGGTGATGGAAAGCGAGCAGGTATTCCGCTAGAATCAAATAGGAAGCGCTGAAGGCGAGCGTGCGCTTTTCAATCTCGCTTCTCATGCCCCAGTGCTCGGCGAGAATTTCCGTAAGATCGAAGGGACCTTCCGAAGGATCAACCGCCGTGACATCCGCCGGTGTCTTGGGGCCGCGGATCAGGTTTTTTTGCAGCCCGATCGCGGCACGCAGACCACGGGCTTTGCGATGCTGTCCCGTGAGGATAAGAGAAAGCGCCTGGCGCTCATTTTTGAATCCTTCGCGGGCTTTCGCTCTTTGATCACGCGGGAGCCAGTAAAAGCTCTCCTCTTCCATGCTGTCGGGATCCATGGAATAAGCCCCTTGCCATTCGAGTCCCTCACTTATTTCGCGTCTGAGCATCAGAGCCAGATAGGCTTTATGATCACGATCCTTGAAGCGTTCGCCTTCACCGAGTCCTGCAATCAGAGTCCAGGAATTCGCGGGACGCTCCGTATCGATCACGCTCATGCGCAAAGCCGTCTGATTCCAGCCGCTATCCTGAAGAGCATGCGCAAAACTCAAACCGCTGGCATCGGGAATCAGTGTGGCGGCATTCCAGTTTTCGAGGCTCACTTCGACCGCATCACTGGCCCTGAAACGCAAAGCATAGCGATCAAACCAGGTGCGACGCGGCGGTAACCTTTGATCCAAACGATCATAGGTATCCTCCCACGTTGGTTTTTCAACAAGTCCCGGATCCCAGGCCAGCTGCAGCGAAAGCCGCTCGCTCAGGAAGGTCCGCAGTCCGAATTGAAAATGATTGAGTCGTGGGCATTTGGTACCACAGGTGACCTCGCCTTCCACGAAGAGACGTCGGGGTTCGGAGGCGTCTTCGGTTTGAGCATAAGCTGCGGTTCCCAGCATGCCCGTCACGAGCATGACTCCCGACGTCAGTCTTCTGACAAATGATGAGTACAATTTTTGACTCCCCGTCACGCTCTTGACTCCTGTCGTCAGGGCTCTGACGCCTTGCTTTGGTTCAATCCCCAAAAGAATCGACTTTATCCTATGACTATCGCAAACGCTCCGCAAGCGCTTGCTTTTGCAAGGATGCACGCAGCTTTTTACAGCTTCTCGTAAAAATTGGACGCGTCGAAGCCTTGGCACATCTCTTGTAATCCTGACCCTGGCTCAACAGGAGTATTTATGGCAGAAGAAGGCAAAAAAGAAGAGAAAGAAAAAAAAGAAGGTGAAGCCCCTGCCGAGGAAAATCCTGAGCAGGAGGCGAAGAAGCGCAAGAAGAAGCTTCTGATCTTCGCGATTCTCGGCGTTTTGCTGATCGGTGGAGCAGGCGCGGGTGCCTTCATGTTCCTGAGCGGAGGCAAAAAAGCCGACGAGCATGAAATTACGGCCAAAGGCACCGCGGGAAAAGCGGATGAACACGGCGGCGAGAAAAAAGAAGAAGGCAAAAAAGCCGACGCGCCCGCCGAAGATAAAAAAGAAGAAGGCAAAGGTGAAGAGAAGAAAGCTGAAGGAGCCGGAGAGCATAAGGAAGGTGAAAAGGCCGCTGAAGGGCAGGCTGAAGGCGAAAAGAAAGCCGACGGCACGGCAGCGGACAAAAAGGACGCCAAGCCCCAGCTTGATATTGATTTCGGCGACACCTATAAAATGGCTGGATTTAACATCAACCTCGGCAACGCCCTGGAAAACCGCTATGTGCGGCTCGAGATTTCCCTTGAGTATAAAGGCGGCGATGCAACCAAGCAGGAAATTGAAAAACGCATGCCCCAGCTCCGCGATGCCATCATCGGCATCCTGCAGCGGAAAACGCGAGAGTTCCTTCTGGCGCCGGATGGCAAGGAAGCGCTCCGCAAAGAGATCCTGACCCGGATCAATCGTTATATGAAGACCAAGGTCGAAGCGGTTTACATCACGGATATGTTGATCGAGTGAATGAGCGGTTCCCTTTGATCGAATCACGAGGAGTGGCTGATGAGTCAGGTACTGTCCCAGAGCGAAGTCGATGCCCTTTTATCCGCGGTCTCGGATAATCGCGTCGACTCCGATGATGATGGCGGCCCTGAGGGCCTACAGAGCGGCGTCGTCCAGTATGATCTGGCCAACCAGGACAGGATCATCCGTGGTCGTATGCCCACGCTCGACATCATTCACGACCGCTTCATCCGCCTTTTCCGGGTGACGCTGTCCAACGCCCTGCGGAAAATGGCCAACCTCAGCGTGAACTCGACAGGTCCGCTGAAGTTCTCGGAGTTCATGAACTCCTTGCCTTTGCCTTCCTGTCTGAACATTCTGCGCCTCGATCCTCTGCGCGGCGCGGCCGTGATGGTGATCGAATCGAAACTGCTCTATGCGCTGGTCGACAGTTTCTTCGGCGGCAACGATGTGCCTTACACCAAAATCGAAGGCAAGGACTTTACCCAGATCGAAATCAAGATCGCCCGTCGCGTGGTCCTTTCCGCGATCGACGATCTGGAAAAAGCCTGGGAACCCGTCTATCCCCTGAAGATCGGTTATAGCCGTACTGAAATCAACCCGCAGTTCGTCGCCGTCGTGCCGCCTTCGGACGTTGTGATCGCCACGACCTTTGACGTCGAACTCGAAAAGGTTTCGGGAACGATCAAGATCGTGATTCCTTATTCCACGCTGGAACCGATCAAATCCAAACTCTCGGTCGGTTTCCAGAGTGAGCAGCTCGAAGTCGACTTCATCTGGATCAACCGGGTGAAGGAGCAGATCATGCAGACCACGGCGAACATCGTCGTGAAG includes:
- the rfaD gene encoding ADP-glyceromanno-heptose 6-epimerase, which translates into the protein MILITGGAGFIGSALVWALNEKGHHTIIVSDHLGLGDKWKNLAKRRIDYVVPKDQLFNWLDEAGHPLFEAVFHLGACSSTTERDADYLMNNNVLFTKKLWDYCAQRDIPFLYASSAATYGAEESTFLDEHERIPELRPINKYGWSKQLFDAWALKQKITPPFWYGFKYFNVYGPQEYHKGPQASVVYHAFPQVRDKSSLRLFKSHRPDIEHGEQRRDFVYVKDVVKVMLHFWKEHRRIPSGLYNLGTGQARTFADLGRAVFAALDKKPKFEWIEMPSSLQNQYQYFTEADLNKLRSVAGYQEPFYSLEDGVNDYVRHYLNQGDPYL
- a CDS encoding substrate-binding periplasmic protein, whose translation is MYYRLLKLTLAFFTLMPEGFAKTQKLTIAATEWAPLTSSDMERNGLLADITSEALKRVGYETEFVILPWKRALEMTRKGRYDALLGASYVEERTLDFIYPQYAWRTYSYFHALKGSRTGPFKGLKSLCPATVGILIGSFHRRPLLESGCLKVYENSSIQQSMQMLMRGRIDLYLAVPEVLHYYLSTEFPGAEDDIITLRPAYIEDKAYLVFPKSLPQSAELARDYERGIELIKAEGAYAEVIKRHPLAIRP
- the fliM gene encoding flagellar motor switch protein FliM, giving the protein MSQVLSQSEVDALLSAVSDNRVDSDDDGGPEGLQSGVVQYDLANQDRIIRGRMPTLDIIHDRFIRLFRVTLSNALRKMANLSVNSTGPLKFSEFMNSLPLPSCLNILRLDPLRGAAVMVIESKLLYALVDSFFGGNDVPYTKIEGKDFTQIEIKIARRVVLSAIDDLEKAWEPVYPLKIGYSRTEINPQFVAVVPPSDVVIATTFDVELEKVSGTIKIVIPYSTLEPIKSKLSVGFQSEQLEVDFIWINRVKEQIMQTTANIVVKLGEANIQVRDLMNLEVGDIIQLDTDATMPLNVMVEGIPKFKGIPGLLRGNRAIRITESMFES
- a CDS encoding cytochrome c, producing the protein MKIRRTLLALSSLAVGMVLSACKSCTAQHDPRPAQERFKQEETNANQAIETLNPDGSVPAPKAVASSGGASGGVGQEKFNQFCAACHGNDGAASGPGALAMNPKPRNFTDAKWQASVDDAHITKVIKEGGASVGLSPTMAPWGAALNDAEIAEVVKYVRSFKK
- a CDS encoding BamA/TamA family outer membrane protein produces the protein MIPIFDFIRKHGLLILGWIGCSSAAFAQGGNFHIQQIEIKGLGRTNINWLMEYAGLQCPCDLSGADIDTLKTRLLTTQVFQDVSVHLKELEKDPGAYQLEIDAREKWTVIPVIRGAFGGGTPLIVAGIYDTHSFGSLWTMGAESRTYGSAPTGGVMWIRAPRWRGGRHYLNLELWRDNRIRSVYDREDQEVARIYGSATAVVAEALVPLSSNPRSPWQAGLRVNFRQQHQLGWQTEKPAPGVDDFDLRPINQKRLLARLVYDDMAVLQQNLQGLRVLLNAGPTWSEEKNQASLEQELFWYGLWDEDWNLAFHEWLGLSDDRSYQSLFFLGGFDSVRGLPDGVMYGNKAVYGNLELRKIFHRSRYVWWQAATYIDYGAAGYALSDWKQNDRASAGLGLRLAVPQVNRLVFRVDYAWSLAEPNTSSISVGMNQFIDPYRPL
- a CDS encoding flagellar basal body-associated FliL family protein, producing the protein MAEEGKKEEKEKKEGEAPAEENPEQEAKKRKKKLLIFAILGVLLIGGAGAGAFMFLSGGKKADEHEITAKGTAGKADEHGGEKKEEGKKADAPAEDKKEEGKGEEKKAEGAGEHKEGEKAAEGQAEGEKKADGTAADKKDAKPQLDIDFGDTYKMAGFNINLGNALENRYVRLEISLEYKGGDATKQEIEKRMPQLRDAIIGILQRKTREFLLAPDGKEALRKEILTRINRYMKTKVEAVYITDMLIE